The segment AAAGTATGGGATGTATTGTTGGCCATGTAGTTTCCAACTCCAAATTTGCCCAAAAAGCTGCTGAAGCCGGCGTTGATTTTGTGATAGCTGAGGGCGTTGAAGCCGGCGGCCATAATGGTAAAGACGAACTAACTACGATGTGCTTAACCCCGCAGGTTAGGCAAGCGATTACAATTCCCTTAGTTGCTGCCGGCGGAATAGCCACCGGAAAAGCAATGTTAGCCGCTTTTGCGCTCGGTGCTGACGCAGTACAATGTGGAACCCGCTTCGCCCTCACCCAAGAATCCAGCGCACATCCCAACTTTAAACAAGCAATCTGTAACGCAAAAGAAACAGACACCTCCCTGATACTAAGAACTCTAACTCCTGTTCGGGTCATAAAAAATACTTTTAGCCAGCAAATTTCGGCCTTAGAATTATCCCATGCATCCCCCGAAGAACTAAAACTCCTACTCGGAAAGGGACGCAGTAAAAAAGGTATTTTTGAAGGCGACTTATCCGAAGGAGAACTCGAAGCCGGACAAATTTCGGGACTCCTCAATAACATCCCTACCACCCAAGAAGTAATCCAAAGTATGATTACCGAATTTTATACCAGCCTTACAGACATCTACAAAGATTATGTAATATCATCTTAACAGCAAACCACAACATCGCAGGACAAAAACTTTTCCTGATGTATATCCCAAACAATACGCTGATGTTGAAATTTACCTAAATTTGCGCTATTATGAAGTGGTTTTACTTAATTATCATTGTTTTTTCATTTGTTAGCGTTTCTGGTCAAACCTTAAATCGCTCTAATTTTCCATCAGTAGGAGATGCATTCAGAGTAGGTTCAAATAGTGCCATTATCCAAATAAATCCGGGTAGTGCCGGTATGAACCAAAACTGGAATTTTACAAATATCCTTACGGAATCTGTGGACTCCGTCTTTATCAAAGACCCAATAACCCTTGTAGAAGGCGAGCAGTTTCCTGATGCCAATATGGCAATAGAAACTATTAAAGGTACTTTGTTCCTATCAGTAGATAACAATGAAGCTATCCAATTAGGTGCATTAACCGACCCCGGGCTCGGGCAGTTTGTTACTTTCCGCCATAAAAAACCACTTAAATTCCTAACATTTCCATTGTCTTTTGGAGAAAGTTTTATTGATAGCACAGTATTCTTAGATTCTTTAGCAAGTGCTAAAGAAATTTCACAAGGAGCTATTGATTCAGCACACATTATTCGCTATACAAAACGCAACTTATTGGTAGATGCCACAGGCACATTAGTACTTGAAGCCGGAACATTTACAAACTGCCTGAGAATAAAGAAAGTAGAATATTCTATGGACTCGACTTACTTCAAAGGCGGGTTAGTTGGGCAAAATTGGGTTGCTGGCCTGCCAGCTTTTGGAATACCCGCAGCACGCCTCGATACCATAACGACTTATGAATGGTGGAACGCCAGCGATAAATTCCCACTCCTTTCTATCGAAATCGGTAAAAAAGACACAGTAAAAAGCATCACTTTAAAACCCAGCAATATTTCCAGACGAGAATTAACCCTAAATAGCAGCACTACTGTATTTCCCAACCCATCTTCCGGCACGTTCTCAATCTCTTGGGAAAAACCATTACCAACTTCAGCAGTTATCTCCGTTATTGATCTTAACGGCAAAACTATTTATACTCAAGAGGTTAATGCTCAGGCAACAGAAGATAGAATATCTTTACCACAGGCAATTCAAGATGGTCATTACCGAATTGTGGTTAAATCTACCTCTGGCGAACTCCTAATAGAAAAGCCAATATTGCTAAGCCGATAATAACGGAAATATATACAGCCGGTTCTAAAGCGTAATATTTTTTCACTACTGAATAACAAAACTCATCCGGCTTGTTTTAGTTACAAGCCAGATGAGTTTTGAGTTTATGGTACATCGATAATTCCGTGCAGCATTTTCTGTAATTGCCCTAACGGAAACAAAAATGCGGTTGTGGTTCAGAAATCCTTCATACTTTCTGTGAACCACAACCGATGATTTTACGGATGCAATCGGCTCTTTTATGGACTAACCAACGTACTTAGGCCGGCTATCCATTGCTTTTGTTCCGGAGTATAGTATAAATAGCTTCGGCTGGCTGGACCTTCATAACTGCCCGGCACGTCTGCTTTCAGGTCTAAGTTGACTTCTCTAACTTGATTAGGAGCCATTTGGCGGCAATACAGTACTAATTCACGGCCACGTATTTCATAAAAATCAACAGTTCCTTTTTCCTGAATTTCTTTTAGCTGCCATGGCTGTGCGGATAAACCACCCGGTATCCCGATAATCGCTAATGTCATGGGTTGGCCTTTGGTAACAGTATTGGTGATGGTAACCTTAACCCGCATTGTTTCGCCGACTTTTACCGTTTTGGCAGCAGCCTGCACATCTAATTTTATTGGGCATTCCGATTGCTGTTTAGGCTGAATAGAAGCATATTTGATAGAAATTTCATAGGGAAGTGCTGACTCTGTATTGGTGAATTTCACCTGAATCTTGTGGTTTCCGGTGATAGCGTTTTCCCAACCTTTCAGTTCTATAGGGCCTCGCTCTCCCGCCTTGTAGGAATAGGAGGCGGCTTTCTTGCTATCTACATAAACTTCGACAGTACCGCTTGAAGCTGTCTTTTTAGAATACTGTGAATACAAGGTGAGTGCTTTTAGGGCTAAAATGGTAGATTGTGTTGAACCAAACATCCCACCATTGGAACGGGTGCCAATAATGTATTTTATACTTTTGTCTAATAATAACGCATCCGGTTGGTCTTTTTTAAATAATCCCAGTACAACCAAAGCTGTTGTTTCTATGGTTAAGCTCTCGCCACCAGACCGAGTAATTGAATGAGAAGTGCCCGTCCAAGATCCACCTATACTTTGTTTTGGTTTGATTTTTTCTAATATTTTTGAATAACGAGCATCCTTCGTTTGGCCAAGGATATTCAGCATTAAAGCTAATTGGTAGGGATCATCGCTTTTTTCAGCTACGGAATAGCAAGATTCTATTTCGTTTTTCAGTTTATCTGCGAATCCGGCTTCGGTCAAGGCATAGACGATATAAATGTTGGTAATTTCTGGGGAGGCTCCGCCAAAGGAATCAAGGGCTTTGGGGTCTCTTAGAAATCCGCCTTTATTGTCTTTTCTGGTTAGCAGCCAATTGGCTGTTCTATCTACCATTTTTTTATCCAAGCTGGCATAAACGGGTTCCATGTCTTTAAATTCGAGGAGTCCGTATGCTGTCAAGGCTTCGTGGGGGGGTGAACTGCCAAACCATTCGTAACCATTTTGTTTGGTTTCAAAACCCACTAAGCGCTTATAGCCGCGGTCTAACAAATCTCTGGCTTTGGTCATTACCGGTACATCAGTTACGTTATTTTCTTTCATATAGCGCAACGCAATTATGTTTGGATAATTACTGGAAGATGTTTGCTCAAAACAGCCATAAGGTTCTCTTAAAATAGCATCTACGCCGGCCATCATGCTACTTAATGCTGTTGGAAAAACGGATAAGGTTGCCTGCATCGTTCCGGGTACTACTTGCTGAACACTTAAAGAAAATGAAGATTCTTTATCTGAGCCGGAAAAGCTGATTTGCTGAGGAAAGCCTTTGGGATGAACATATACATTTTGTGAAAAGGCATCTTCAAGGCCGTTTGCTTGTAGTTTTAACTCCATAAAGTCTTTTCCGGCAATATTTTGAACTACAAAAGCAGCATAGATAGTTTGGGCAGAATTTGCCGGCACATTCACGTTGTTCGGTAAAGGAGATTTAAGCGAAAATGCCTTGGGTACTACAAAAGAAAGATTTCCGGTTACCGGATTTTTGGTAGTGTTTTTGATGGTTATCGGGAGGTTGATTTCGTCTCCCATAGAAACCTCTACCGGAATTTTAACACTCATTGAAAGCGGTAATATGTTTGAAAATACGGTTTCTGTATGAGCTGGAAGCCCATTTTGGCTAAAGCCTTCGATAGTTGCCCGAAAAGAGGTTATCGCATCTGAGGTTGGAAAAGATATGGTAGTAATGCCTCTTCGGTCTGTAGTAATATCGCCTTTCCAGAATATCGTATTTCTGAAGTCGTTTCTAACTTCCGGTGCAGGTTTTCCTTCATAAATAGGTGTTGGGAATACTCGGGCACGGTAATAAGCAATTTGCTGAGGATTCGGCTTAACTGTTTCTTCCATCATCTCTTCATCGGCAAATTCATTTCGATCCTCCATAGGTACGTCCCTATTTATCTCTTTGTCTTTTTCCACTTTGGGTTTAGCAATTTTTGGGGGGGCAGCAGGATCTCCTTTATTCGGCATTAAATCAGGCTTATTTTCAGCTTTAGCATTTTTTTTCGGTAGATCTTTTTTATTTATTCCTTCTTCAACAGCTCCATCTATCATCGGTTTGTCATCATTGTCTTGAGCACCTCCGGCAAAACCGTCATTAATTTCAGCCCTTTTTCGTCCGCCGGCACCGCCTCTATTCGGGGCTGCTGCCATCGGCATTTCTGCTGGACGGGGAGAATATAGAAATAAAGCTAAGTTTGATGTGTAGTAAGGGATGTTCTGCTGATAAGATGAATATTTTTGGGCATCTTTTGAATTAATGGAAAAGGTATGATTTTCTGTCAAATCAATATTTCGGAAAGTAAACTTTCCGTCTTTACCGGTAACGGCTTTGTTGGGGGTTTTTAATTGTTCGATGGTTACGTCAGCAAGGGGTTTGTTGGTATAAGCATCAAACACAGTACCGGATATTTCAGCTAATTCTCGGTTATAGGAAATGGTGGGTGGGTTTTCTTGTATTGCTTTCCAAGTGAATCCGCGCCAGCCGCGGGTACGCATTAGCAAGTCAAGTGCTTGGGCTGCCTTTGGCTCTTTAGGGTCAAAGTAAAAATTAGGCTCTTCTATTTTTCCAGCTAATTCACTTTCTAACAGCATTTTAGACAATAAAGAACCGGAACGGT is part of the Bacteroidia bacterium genome and harbors:
- a CDS encoding nitronate monooxygenase; translated protein: MNNFEKLDFSKNRICCLLNIQYPIIQGGMVWCSGWKLASAVSNAGGLGLIGSGSMPAELLLNHIRSCKQATNKPFGINVPLHYAHTPETLKIIEEEQIKIIVTSAGNPALYTQRLKSMGCIVGHVVSNSKFAQKAAEAGVDFVIAEGVEAGGHNGKDELTTMCLTPQVRQAITIPLVAAGGIATGKAMLAAFALGADAVQCGTRFALTQESSAHPNFKQAICNAKETDTSLILRTLTPVRVIKNTFSQQISALELSHASPEELKLLLGKGRSKKGIFEGDLSEGELEAGQISGLLNNIPTTQEVIQSMITEFYTSLTDIYKDYVISS
- a CDS encoding T9SS type A sorting domain-containing protein; translation: MKWFYLIIIVFSFVSVSGQTLNRSNFPSVGDAFRVGSNSAIIQINPGSAGMNQNWNFTNILTESVDSVFIKDPITLVEGEQFPDANMAIETIKGTLFLSVDNNEAIQLGALTDPGLGQFVTFRHKKPLKFLTFPLSFGESFIDSTVFLDSLASAKEISQGAIDSAHIIRYTKRNLLVDATGTLVLEAGTFTNCLRIKKVEYSMDSTYFKGGLVGQNWVAGLPAFGIPAARLDTITTYEWWNASDKFPLLSIEIGKKDTVKSITLKPSNISRRELTLNSSTTVFPNPSSGTFSISWEKPLPTSAVISVIDLNGKTIYTQEVNAQATEDRISLPQAIQDGHYRIVVKSTSGELLIEKPILLSR